The DNA sequence AAGCTAGCTATATATGCAACTTATGTCAAACCAGAAAACGTTGCACATCAAATACCGCGTACGCCTTTTAGGGCTATATATGGTGACATCTGGCTCCTACTCTTAGTGACAGAATCTAGTAGCTATCCAGGCTGAAATGTAGCAATAAATTTTGAATCAATAATGTATCAAGGTAAGATTAATTATGTGTAACAATCAAGACGAATCTAATAGATTattaaaaatttacaaaaatgtagatgttcggttttttttttgtaattccAGATTATTAAAGTTTTAAGCTCTTCtatataattaaatatttagTCTAATTGAAAATTGCTTAGTCATGCAAGTTGTGCGGCTAttgaaattattgaattatttgatatgtcatatgatgAAGGATATTTCTGGAAAGATAAATGGGTTGAATAAGTAAATCtagtaattgaaattaaaatggagggtgtaatgagcaagtagggtgaacaaataaaattatagagTGACAATAGCCTCACCCATACAAATATAGTATGTTTGCAATCTCAAATGAGAATAGTAGTAGTGGATTTCCTATCTAGAGTGCATCACTCCACTATTTCGTCTAACATCATGACATATGTTGTTGTTCTACAACTCCGTTTTTCACAGTTTAAGCTACTCTCATTTCATTCGCCActaaaatgaaacaaattcaTAAATGGATGAGAAGGATTAGAAGCTGTAGTTTCAAGTCTAACTTTATTCTCCTTCTTTATAAATTTATATTaacatttgaattttgtagtttCTTTTTAGGTAATCTTATTGTTATGTGTGTCTTACGATTTGATTTTCTACTTAAAGGGTTTTTCATAATTTGATCTTGACGGAAAAATCCTATCAAGTCATGACATGAAAAGAGAGCCCAAAGTTGGCTAAAGTACCAACAAACTGATTTTGTTCCTGATATATATTAGAGGAGTAAAAGTTTATCATTGAAATTCAATGAAAACAATTTTCACATAACGTAGagatcaaagaaaatcaaacacaagagaaaaatcaattttcatctaaacaaattttcaattttcgcCCAAACTGGATCAATAACCTAGTCAttatattttaaaatatttggttGTCAACTATTACATTACTGGTATTGTGAGCTCTGCATGATCAAATGAACATGCACTTAATAAAAATCGCATTTCTAGTTTTTGTGTTTCTTTATTGATCACTTTCATAATTGCAGTTAACATTCAAGCTCTTATTATAAATGTGAATTAAATTCAATTTAATTGGGCACTTATATGCATGACTGCAGTATATACATAATTCCGATGGTGATGGGGGTTTCTACCTTGCAAAATCCGAGGGAAAACTCCAAACTCTTTTAGTCTTTTGATGGTGTGGAGCAAGTCATTTCATGGTATGATGAGGAAGAGTGGGGAAAGAGGACTAGAATCTAGAAAGAAGAGAgggcagaaaaagaaaattcaaatcaaggTGGCCGTGGGCTGTTCAGTAATGGAAGAGAGATAAGTGCTTGGGTATTTCCATTTTGAGGATGATTAACTTGGGAGGGTGTTTGGGTATTTCCTATATGaggattttgaaattttattgataaaattaCATTGGTTAAATTTAATACAATCATTGTCCTTTACTTTTATTAACTAATGTTACACGTTAATTTTAAAAGTGAATTAGGCATCTATCCACCTAAATCAAGATGGGTAACAAATTTAGGCGGCAGCAAATATTGATTAGACAACAAATTTAGAAGGATAACAAATTAAAGTATGAATAGATAGGACCACAATTGGAGTTAAAAATTGTGTTTGAGATGGGATTTGGACATTTGGTTGACCCAGGGGTATACTTGGAAGAACAAAAGCCTAAACAATTAGGTGTGACATACTTTTAGCTAGTTATGCAACTTATGTTAGACCAATGAACAAGGGATATAAAAGATGCATTGGccttttaggacttaattatTAGTTATGTACTAAGGAATAACCGCATAAGAGGTCATTGGAataaagatagaaaataaagaGTATTTTGGGAATAAATTGCTAGGTTCCTATCATTACAGGATTTGCATGATCAAATGAATATACATGAGTTCGATTTAATTTATGACACAATTAATTAGCGTAAAACACTATAAAGTGAGGGATGCTTCTGTAATTTTTCAATCCACTTATGTTTAATAGTCTTTCATAATTACAGTAGCTCGAACTCTTTTATCATGAATGTGAATCAGATTCAATTAGATCAGCGTAGGTCGTAAGTGTGCATAGCCTCCAAAGACACAGGTTCAATGATGATGGTGAGTTTCTATCTTTTCAAAAATAGTGGAAAAAGACTCGACCCTCTTTTCATGGTGTGGAGAAATCCCTTCATCGCCATTCACACCCGGCTAGAATTAATCCCTCATTATTAAAAAGTAATTATCAGTAATTATCAAATCATCATCATAGATTAGTTATTAGTCTCCATCTAATCGTTACTTAATCCATCAAAACATGCTGTCGTGGCAACCCGGGCCCCACGTAACCCCATGACAGCCGCCCCGTACCCGGATCCGACCCGTTTACAAACCCGAAAACGATTTCCAACGCTTATTTAACCGCCGGCGGGGAATAAACAAAATTAACCCATCATTTATTTTCCACTGTTCCCCGGCTCAAGTTAGTCACGAGCAACTTGCAAACCCCACGCTGCCACAGCTTGTATTCATTTACTCCCCGAGGGCAAAATGGGTATTAAAGGAAAACTATTTCCACTACTTTCCAATTAGGCGCACGAGGTATTCATGGTAAGTAGCGCAGTGGATTACTGCCTCCGAATTCCGTCTTAAATTTTTTCCACGAGATACCCGATGTCGGGGGAAGAAGGGAAAAATGAAAATCACgcgcgcccccccccccccccccccccacgcatgttttttttttaccgcCTAAAATGGACATTTCACATTCTCTCTTACCCAGGTAGTGGGCCCCGCCCGCAGACTCCTCCGAATCTTGATTGGCTCCCATCGCTCTGTCCAGCGCGTGAGGCTCCCTCGCCTTCAAAATCTCGGTTCCCCTCACGATGATGATATATGCACATCGCATCCACATCACCaattcctcttcttcatttctttaatttttttttttttttgggggttttcggagagagagagagagagagaaaaaaatcctCGTCTTCTTTTTCTGGTTGTTTCCTCCTCTTTTCCTCGCTCCTGCAGAAGTCTCCGATTCTCGAAACGAAGACGAGTAATAGGAGATAAACGACACCGTTCCAATCAATTCCACCATTCAATCAAAGCCCCCTCTCCCCCCATGAAACGGAGCAAAACGGTGAGTCGTCGCGATCGTCGCGACCTCCATCTCCATCTTtaacctctctctttctcttttctcctcctcttctCTGCTCTGCTCAGCTCAGCTCAGCTCTCTTTCGAAACCGCGATCGGGAAACAATCATGAGACCGAATAATATGAGTCAgatgccgccgccgccgccgggAGTTGTGGCCGCCAGAAAGGACCCGTCGGGGAAGACACGGCGTCGTCCTGACCTGAGTCTACCGATGCCGAGGCGGGACACGTCTCTGGCCGTGCCGTTGCCTCTGCCGCCGGGACCGAGCTCGGCTCCGTCCGGGTCCGAGGCCGTGATGATCAACTTCTCCGAGCTGGAGCGGGCGAACCGGATTGGGAGCGGAGCGGGCGGCACGGTCTACAAGGTTATTCACAAGCCGACGGGGCGGCTCTACGCGCTGAAAGTGATCTACGGCAACCACGACGAGTCGACCCGGCACCAGATCTGCCGCGAGATCCAAATCCTCCGCGACGTCGATAACCCTAACGTCGTCAAGTGCCACGATATGTTTGACCACAACGGCGAGATCCAGGTGCTGCTGGAGTTCATGGACGGCGGTTCGTTAGAGGGGAAGCACATCGCCAACGAGAAAAGCCTCTCCGACTTGGCACGGCAGATCCTCACCGGATTGGCCTACCTCCACAAACGGCACATCGTCCACCGCGACATCAAGCCTTCGAATCTCTTGATCAACGCCCGGAATCAGGTCAAGATCGCCGATTTCGGAGTCAGCCGGATTTTGGCGCAGACTATGGACCCGTGTAACTCCTCTGTAGGGACCATAGCCTACATGAGCCCGGAGAGGATCAACACCGATCTCAATCAGGGCAGGTACGACGGCTACGCCGGCGATATCTGGAGCCTGGGGGTCAGCATCTTGGAGTTTTACATGGGCCGATTTCCGTTCAATGTGCAGCGGGCTCAGGGAGATTGGGCCAGCTTAATGTGGGCCATTTGTATGTCTCAGCCGCCTGAGGCTCCTCCGACGGCCTCCAGAGATTTCCGGCATTTCATTGCTTGCTGTTTGCAGAGAGAGCCGAACAGGAGAATGTCGGCCCAGCAGTTGTTGCAGCACCCATTTATCTCCGGCAATGGGGGCGGCCCGCCGCAGGTTCATCAGAATCTGCACACTCTTCTACCACCGCCACGCCCGCTTCCTTCTTAGCTAGTACTTTCCATCTTTGCCCAATTACTGTGATGATGATGCTGGTTTTACTTGGTTAATTTTCTGTCTTTCCTCTTTTtgatgataatgataatgatgATATGATTTGGTGTttaaggaagatgatgatgatgggtgAGATTTGATGATTTGAGGAGGAATTGGGGAAATGGGTGCATTTGTTTTTAGCTTTACTTCTACTTTTGTTAGTCAGTCCATCACTCAACTCAATCATTCTGtcattgataatgtgaatggtAACTGGAAATGGGATATTGGTTCTAGGGGGACTCACCCTTTTCTCAGATTTCAAGCAAATTATACTAATTTTGGCTATGTGATTGATAGAGATTCGTTGGGATTGGATTTTTGGGTACTTCTGATGTTCTTTTCCGTTTTTGGTTAAACTTGTTTTGTTGGGTATTTCTGGGAGGTATCAATATTGAGTGAATCTTTCATCTTTGAGCTGCCCAGCTTAATATGGTTGGTTTGGTACTTTGGTTAGTGGGGTGGTGGATGAGATTTTACCTTTGTAATATCAATGCACGAATCTTTCTTTCTCCATCATGAAGATTACATGGAGATTACACAGAATAGGAAAGTTGCAGagattctttcttcttttcaagtcttttcctcttatacctcCCTCTCTTTTAGCTTCTCCTATGAAGTAGGCAAGTAGCACACTGGTgttgatgaggaag is a window from the Rosa chinensis cultivar Old Blush chromosome 2, RchiOBHm-V2, whole genome shotgun sequence genome containing:
- the LOC112187179 gene encoding mitogen-activated protein kinase kinase 5, with the translated sequence MRPNNMSQMPPPPPGVVAARKDPSGKTRRRPDLSLPMPRRDTSLAVPLPLPPGPSSAPSGSEAVMINFSELERANRIGSGAGGTVYKVIHKPTGRLYALKVIYGNHDESTRHQICREIQILRDVDNPNVVKCHDMFDHNGEIQVLLEFMDGGSLEGKHIANEKSLSDLARQILTGLAYLHKRHIVHRDIKPSNLLINARNQVKIADFGVSRILAQTMDPCNSSVGTIAYMSPERINTDLNQGRYDGYAGDIWSLGVSILEFYMGRFPFNVQRAQGDWASLMWAICMSQPPEAPPTASRDFRHFIACCLQREPNRRMSAQQLLQHPFISGNGGGPPQVHQNLHTLLPPPRPLPS